The following proteins come from a genomic window of Cronobacter muytjensii ATCC 51329:
- a CDS encoding PepSY-associated TM helix domain-containing protein produces MASCTPRAAWINLLRRLHFYIGLFIGPFIFVAALTGTLYVATPQLENWAYRDVLFGTTSGERQPLALQVAAAEQRTGGHLRLSAVRPALTPGETTRVMFAEPALGESESRAVFIDPVSLAVKGDMTVYGTSGILPLRQWIDYAHRSLLLGNAGRVYSELAASWMWVAALGGIALWFFTRPKRRLNNAFQNTRRLHTGLGWALLAGMLLFSATGLTWSQWAGANVDKMRAAFGWLTPQVNTQLHGGAQPHDPHAEHHMHHGAMNMPAPSIDARLYDRVLAAARGAGIDADKLEIRPPREAGRAWTVTEIDRAWPTQVDAVAVDGASLDVIDTTRFADYPLMAKLTRWGVDFHMGVLFGLPNQLLLVAFGIALCVAIVLGYRLWWLRRPQGPLVSPAATLSQGWLNLSRVWRIVILMVAVLLGLALPVMGVSLAILLIMDYWRWRQGRCKPLAQNAP; encoded by the coding sequence ATGGCTTCCTGCACCCCGCGCGCGGCATGGATAAACCTGCTGCGACGCCTTCATTTCTATATTGGTCTGTTTATCGGGCCGTTTATCTTTGTGGCGGCGCTGACCGGCACGCTGTATGTCGCCACGCCGCAACTTGAAAACTGGGCCTATCGCGACGTGCTGTTTGGCACTACGTCCGGCGAACGTCAGCCGCTGGCGCTACAGGTGGCGGCGGCGGAACAACGCACCGGCGGGCACCTGCGCCTTTCGGCGGTGCGTCCGGCGTTAACCCCTGGCGAGACAACGCGCGTGATGTTCGCCGAGCCGGCGCTTGGCGAGTCAGAATCACGGGCAGTATTTATCGACCCGGTGTCGCTCGCCGTGAAGGGCGATATGACCGTTTACGGCACCAGCGGCATTTTGCCCCTGCGTCAGTGGATAGACTACGCGCACCGCTCGCTGCTGCTGGGCAACGCGGGCCGTGTCTACAGCGAACTGGCGGCGTCATGGATGTGGGTGGCGGCGCTTGGCGGCATCGCGCTCTGGTTTTTTACCCGTCCGAAGCGACGCCTCAATAACGCTTTCCAGAATACACGCCGCCTGCATACCGGTCTCGGCTGGGCGCTGCTTGCAGGCATGCTGTTGTTCTCTGCGACCGGGCTTACCTGGTCACAGTGGGCGGGCGCGAACGTGGATAAAATGCGCGCCGCGTTTGGCTGGCTCACGCCTCAGGTGAACACGCAACTGCATGGGGGCGCCCAGCCGCACGATCCGCACGCGGAGCATCATATGCATCACGGCGCCATGAACATGCCTGCGCCGTCCATCGACGCGCGCCTGTATGACCGCGTGCTGGCGGCGGCGAGAGGCGCTGGTATTGATGCCGATAAGCTTGAGATCCGACCGCCGCGCGAGGCGGGGCGCGCCTGGACCGTGACAGAAATCGATCGTGCCTGGCCCACGCAGGTGGATGCCGTGGCAGTCGACGGCGCCTCGCTTGACGTCATCGATACCACCCGCTTCGCTGATTATCCGCTGATGGCGAAGCTGACGCGCTGGGGCGTCGATTTCCATATGGGGGTGCTGTTTGGCCTGCCAAACCAGCTGTTGCTAGTCGCGTTTGGCATCGCGCTATGCGTTGCGATTGTACTCGGTTACCGCCTCTGGTGGCTGCGCCGTCCGCAGGGGCCGCTCGTCAGCCCCGCTGCGACGCTGAGTCAGGGCTGGCTGAATCTGTCGCGCGTCTGGCGTATCGTCATTCTGATGGTAGCCGTACTGCTGGGACTGGCGCTACCGGTAATGGGCGTAAGCCTCGCTAT